In Ischnura elegans chromosome 6, ioIscEleg1.1, whole genome shotgun sequence, one genomic interval encodes:
- the LOC124160542 gene encoding uncharacterized protein LOC124160542, producing the protein MFACCCDYVVPFTRFWGIITAVVMSGVGVDLTYHGHKMGIYFLVSSVIVFFLEITWAITMFLQVCLRHDDGCGGGCLRCWKGVLWCGSWKKGILYALAGAAILIRPYHLWLTPASGGMLLFLAVLYFLLTLKARLEAKDALLAGREDSYDRFEEVLDDTMPEPLSQRGYMDTNHHILIQPTPSTSGTPYPGANGPSTSSSTSRTNFLVNDCCDHEILLEI; encoded by the exons ttaTGAGTGGCGTTGGAGTGGACCTTACGTACCATGGGCACAAGATGGGCATCTATTTTTT AGTATCGTCGGTGATCGTGTTTTTCCTAGAGATTACGTGGGCCATCACCATGTTCCTTCAAGTCTGCTTAAG GCACGATGACGGGTGCGGAGGCGGGTGCCTTCGTTGCTGGAAGGGTGTTCTTTGGTGCGGTTCCTGGAAGAAGGGCATTCTCTACGCTCTGGCCGGTGCAGCCATACTCATTAGACCGTACCACCTATGGCTCACGCCGGCATCTG gGGGGATGCTGCTGTTCCTGGCGGTGCTGTATTTCCTTCTCACGCTCAAAGCAAGACTGGAAGCAAAAGACGCCCTTCTCGCTGGAAGAGAGGATAGCTACGACAG GTTCGAGGAGGTGTTGGACGACACGATGCCGGAGCCCTTGTCGCAGCGTGGCTACATGGACACCAACCACCACATCTTAATCCAGCCCACCCCATCCACCTCCGGGACGCCTTACCCCGGCGCAAACGGTCCCTCCACCTCCTCGTCCACCTCCCGAACCAACTTTCTCGTGAACGACTGCTGCGACCACGAGATCCTGCTGGAGATTTGA